The sequence CGCGGCGAGCAAGTCGGGAAACTGGCTGACAAGCGCCAGGCGGCGGGCGTTCTCGTCGCGGCCGGCCCGATGCCCGGCCTTCATCCGGCGCACCAACTCCTCACGCTGGTACGCCTGCTGCGGGGTCTCCGGGGCGAGGGCGGCCGGGCCGATGGCTCGACTGGTCACCGCGGGCTGCTCCCCGGCAGCAACGGCCTGCAACGACCCACGGAGCGCGGCGAAGTAGGCGCGACCGGGGGCGGCGTCCGGGTCGATCTCCGGGTGGAGCCCCGGCTCGAACGTCCCGGCGTGACGGCGGATCACGTCCGCCCGGAACGCGTACCAGGGGCGGGACACGTCGGACGGCTTGATCGGGTACGGGCTGCTGGCGATGTGGCGGCGTACCACGTGCGACGCGTCCCAGTCATGGCCCTCCGGGTGCGGGGCCCGGGGTGCCACATCCAGCAGCACATCGGCCCATGCGTCGAGGCGTTCGAGGGCGGCCTCCTGCGTTGCCGGGGCGCGGGACGGGTCGAGCTTGTCGACGTAGGCCAGCAGAGCGGCGACATGTGCGCGAATCATCGGACGTTCTCCTGCGGGTCGTTCTCGACGGCGGCGGCCATCCACGCGGCAGCCTGGGCGGCACGGCCGAGCGGGCGCGGGGCATTCGGGTTCAGCGGAATCACAGCGGCACCGGCAGCCGGACGACGGATGTCCGATAGCGCGAACTGGAGCGTTCCGCCCGTGACCGGCTTCGAGGTCTGGCCGAGCCGGTCGAGCGCGGCAGCCAGCAGCTCCGGAGCCAGGCCGTTGCCGAGCGCATCCTCAACCGCACGGTGTACGGACTTCCGGGACTGCGCCGTCCCACAGCCGTACGACGACCACCACTCATCGACCAGCGTGGCTGCTGCGCCCTTCCCCCCTTGGGGGTTAGGGGGTGTACCTCCGAAGGAGGTACTACGGGACGGGTCGGGTCGGGGGGACCGTGACGGGTCCATACCGTCACGCTGTGACGACCCCTCCTGACCTGCAAAGAGATCCGGAAACGCGATGCTTTCCGAACCGCTTTCGAGATTTTCGGCCGACCTTTCACCCGCGAAAGAGTCGCTTTCGCGCGGCTGATCGGAGCGATTACGCGTCTGGTTCTGTCGCTCCGCG is a genomic window of Streptomyces sp. YPW6 containing:
- a CDS encoding mucin-2, producing MPWFKVDDTAHAHPKLLKAGNPAVGLWMRAGAYAAQHLTEGTVPGVVAQLYGTAPQARKLVAAGLWHAAGHACPRCPQPAEGDYVMHDFLVYNPTKSAVEKDREKAADRQRRAREKAAERQNQTRNRSDQPRESDSFAGERSAENLESGSESIAFPDLFAGQEGSSQRDGMDPSRSPRPDPSRSTSFGGTPPNPQGGKGAAATLVDEWWSSYGCGTAQSRKSVHRAVEDALGNGLAPELLAAALDRLGQTSKPVTGGTLQFALSDIRRPAAGAAVIPLNPNAPRPLGRAAQAAAWMAAAVENDPQENVR